The Raphanus sativus chloroplast, complete genome genome contains the following window.
CTTTTTAAAAAAGCGCGTACAGTACTTTTGTGTTTACGAGCCAAAGTTTTAACACAACAAAGACGAAGTATATATTTTATTCGATACAAATTCTTTTTGTTTGAAGATCCGCTGTAATAATGTGAAATATTTCTGGATATACGCACAAATCGGTTGAGAATATCAGAATCTGATGAATCCGTCCAGGTCGCTTTACTAATGGGATGCCCTAATACATTACAAAATTTATCTTTAGCCAACGACCCAATAATAGAAAAAATTGGAATGTTGCTATCCAATTTTATTCTAACATTATCTATTAGAAATGAGTTTTCTAGCATTTGACTACGTACCACTAAAGGATTTAGTCGCAAACTTGAGAGATAACCCAGAAATTCTAAATTATCTTTAGATAATTGATTTATATTAACCTTTTGCGATTGAAACCATACGGAAAAATAACATTGCCATAAATTAACAAAATAAAATTTCCATTTATTCATCAGAAGTGGCGTATCCTTTGTTGCCAGAATGTATTTTCCATGATATCTAACATAATGTAGGAAAGGATCCTTGAACAACCCTAAAAGCGCCGGAAATTTATTAACAAAGACTTTTAAAAAATGTTGTATTTTTCCATAGAATAAAATTCGCTCAAAAAAGACGTCATAAGATGTCGATCGTAAATGAGAAGACTGCTTGCGTAGAAAAAAAAAGATGGATTCGTATTCATATACATGAGAATTATATAAGAACAATAAAAATCTTGGATTCAAAATTGATTTTTTTTTACTATCAAAATTCTTCCAATTGCAATACTCGTATAGACAGAACCGAAAAAAATGCAAAGAAGAGGCATCTTTTACCCGGTAACGTAGGGTTTGAACCAAGATTTCTAGATGGATGGGGTAAGGTATTCGTACATCTAATACATAATTAAAATGTGAGAATTTGTCTTCTAAAAAGGGAAATATTGAATGAATTGATTGTAAATTGTAAGATTTTTTTACATTTTTTCCTTCGATAGAGGATCCCAACCTTAGGGAAAATGGAATTTCTACAATCACTGCAAATAAAACAGATATCATTTGATAATAGAAATTATTGGTATGCCCCAGATTTTTGTTCAAATCCTTAGTGGGAATAATCAAACGATTCTGTTCGTACATTCGTAAAATTAAGCGTTTCACAATTAGTGAACTATATTTTTTGTCATAATCCGCATTTTCCAAGAAAATAAGGCGATTTCTATTTAATCTATTTAAACCGTGATCATAAGCAAATACATAAATATACTCCCGAAAAAAAAGTGGATATAGAAAACTCTGT
Protein-coding sequences here:
- the matK gene encoding maturase K; this translates as MCHFRTQENKDFTFSSNRISIQMEKFQGYLEFDGARQQSFLYPLFFREYIYVFAYDHGLNRLNRNRLIFLENADYDKKYSSLIVKRLILRMYEQNRLIIPTKDLNKNLGHTNNFYYQMISVLFAVIVEIPFSLRLGSSIEGKNVKKSYNLQSIHSIFPFLEDKFSHFNYVLDVRIPYPIHLEILVQTLRYRVKDASSLHFFRFCLYEYCNWKNFDSKKKSILNPRFLLFLYNSHVYEYESIFFFLRKQSSHLRSTSYDVFFERILFYGKIQHFLKVFVNKFPALLGLFKDPFLHYVRYHGKYILATKDTPLLMNKWKFYFVNLWQCYFSVWFQSQKVNINQLSKDNLEFLGYLSSLRLNPLVVRSQMLENSFLIDNVRIKLDSNIPIFSIIGSLAKDKFCNVLGHPISKATWTDSSDSDILNRFVRISRNISHYYSGSSNKKNLYRIKYILRLCCVKTLARKHKSTVRAFLKRLGSGLLEEFLTGEDQVLSLIFPRSDYASKRLYRVRVWYLDILYLNDLVNHE